The following are encoded in a window of Zymoseptoria tritici IPO323 chromosome 4, whole genome shotgun sequence genomic DNA:
- the CTNS gene encoding Cystinosin (cystine transporter cystinosin, transmembranal, CTNS related. PQ loop repeat domains found, critical for the localisation of cystinosin to lysosomes. involved in L-cystine export from lysosomes) produces the protein MAISASTEQFARAISWLCGWVYFTAWTLSFIPQPLLNYRRKTTQGSMPDFPLLNIFGFSCYSLSTTLFLYSPVIRKQYAERHSLSPEPTVRFNDLVFGLFGLTMSFITYSQYWPRLWGWERQSGVKRRANMITLGLIWGSLLGLTTITAIVIASGNGSSSSDARTWVWLDVIYSMQYVKLLLTVFKYIPQVVENFRRKSTLGWSIVQQLMDLTGGVLSLVQLVIDSSLQADWTGLSGNPLKLGLANMSLLFDTIFIVQHYCLYGPVEEHVLRKEASIDSSIDAQDDRQPLMSAGQ, from the exons ATGGCCATCTCAGCTAGTACTGAGCAGTTTGCGAGAGCCATATCATG GCTCTGCGGCTGGGTGTACTTTACAGCTTGGACACTGTCCTTCATCCCGCAGCCACTCCTTAACTACCGAAGAAAGACAACGCAAGGCTCCATGCCGGATTTCCCTCTTCTGAACATTTTCGGCTTCTCTTGCTACTCACTCAGCACGACCCTATTCCTGTATTCTCCAGTCATTCGGAAGCAGTACGCTGAGAGGCACAGCCTATCTCCTGAGCCCACGGTGCGGTTCAACGATCTGGTCTTTGGACTGTTCGGTCTTACCATGAGTTTCATTACGTACTCTCAATACTGGCCGCGGCTCTGGGGATGGGAACGACAATCTGGAGTCAAGCGAAGGGCCAACATGATCACTCTGGGCCTCATCTGGGGTTCCTTGCTCGGGTTGACGACAATCACCGCGATCGTCATTGCTTCCGGGAACGGCAGCAGCAGTTCTGACGCAAGAACATGGGTCTGGCTCGATGTG ATCTATTCCATGCAATACGTGAAGCTGTTGTTGACAGTCTTCAAGTACATACCACAGGTCGTGGAGAACTTTCGACGGAAATCGACTTTGGGTTGGAG CATTGTGCAACAGCTCATGGACCTCACTGGCGGTGTTCTCTCGCTCGTGCAGCTCGTAATCGACTCATCGTTGCAGGCCGACTGGACAGGCCTCAGTG GTAATCCTCTGAAGCTTGGTCTCGCAAACATGTCTCTTCTATTCGATACGATATTCATAGTGCAGCACTACTGTCTATACGGTCCAGTGGAGGAACACGTTTTGCGCAAGGAGGCTTCGATTGACTCGTCGATTGACGCGCAAGATGACAGGCAGCCGCTGATGTCTGCAGGGCAATAA